One region of Micromonospora lupini genomic DNA includes:
- a CDS encoding MarR family winged helix-turn-helix transcriptional regulator, protein MTESLDSTRAAAWRAYIEASQRLFTQLEDDLRADSDLSFADYHVLVLLSEAPGQRLRMGELAGRLVFSPSRLTYQISSMQRRGLVSKEACPDDRRGSEAVLTAAGLLTLSEAAPHHLASVRTHLMDDLDDAEVACLTRIFDRLGTRLRAARATSSTHATS, encoded by the coding sequence GTGACAGAGAGCCTGGACAGCACCCGAGCGGCCGCCTGGCGTGCCTACATCGAGGCGAGCCAGCGCCTGTTCACCCAGCTGGAAGACGACCTGCGCGCCGACAGCGACCTCAGCTTCGCCGACTACCACGTGCTGGTCCTGCTCTCCGAGGCGCCGGGACAACGACTGCGGATGGGCGAGCTGGCCGGCCGACTTGTCTTCTCCCCCAGCCGCCTCACGTACCAGATCTCCTCCATGCAGCGCCGCGGACTGGTGAGCAAGGAGGCCTGCCCGGACGACCGGCGCGGCAGCGAGGCCGTGCTCACCGCCGCCGGGCTGCTCACCCTGTCCGAAGCCGCACCCCACCATCTGGCGTCGGTGCGTACCCACCTGATGGACGACCTCGACGACGCCGAGGTCGCCTGCCTCACCCGGATCTTCGACCGGCTCGGCACCCGCCTGCGGGCGGCCCGGGCCACGTCGAGCACGCACGCCACGAGTTAA
- a CDS encoding pirin family protein, with protein MPAITVDNVLVLPRLPRLDESTTFRKVRTVTTAPSGFEGEGFPVRRAFAGVSTADLDPFIHLDQMGEVDYAPGEPKGTPWHPHRGFETVTYIIDGIFDHQDSQGGGGTITDGDTQWMTAGSGLLHIEAPPEHLVMSGGLFHGTQLWVNLPRSAKMNPPRYQDIRGGESALLTTPDGGALVRVIAGEIAGHRGPGSTFTPITITHVTVQPGAQVDLPWQPEFNALVYVLGGRGTVGVERRPVRTGQLAVHGPGDALRFGADRDQDANTPALDLYIMGGQPIREPVAQYGPFVMNTRDELLQAFEDFKAGRLGVIPTERVPHTDGQGPRP; from the coding sequence ATGCCCGCGATCACCGTTGACAACGTCCTCGTCCTGCCCCGCCTGCCCCGGCTCGACGAGTCCACCACCTTCCGCAAGGTCCGCACGGTGACCACCGCGCCCAGCGGCTTCGAGGGCGAGGGCTTCCCCGTCCGCCGGGCCTTCGCCGGAGTGTCGACGGCCGACCTGGACCCGTTCATCCACCTCGACCAGATGGGCGAGGTGGACTACGCGCCGGGCGAGCCCAAGGGCACCCCGTGGCACCCGCACCGCGGCTTCGAGACCGTCACGTACATCATCGACGGCATCTTCGACCACCAGGACTCCCAGGGTGGCGGCGGGACCATCACCGACGGTGACACCCAGTGGATGACTGCCGGCAGCGGGCTGCTGCACATCGAGGCCCCGCCGGAGCACCTGGTGATGAGCGGTGGGCTCTTCCACGGCACGCAGCTCTGGGTCAACCTGCCCCGCTCGGCCAAGATGAACCCGCCCCGCTACCAGGACATCCGCGGCGGCGAGTCGGCGTTGCTCACCACGCCCGACGGCGGCGCGCTGGTCCGGGTGATCGCCGGTGAGATCGCCGGGCACCGGGGTCCGGGTTCGACCTTCACGCCGATCACCATCACCCACGTCACAGTGCAGCCGGGCGCCCAGGTCGACCTGCCGTGGCAGCCCGAGTTCAACGCGCTTGTGTACGTGCTGGGCGGGCGCGGAACGGTGGGCGTCGAGCGTCGGCCGGTGCGTACCGGTCAGCTCGCGGTGCACGGTCCGGGCGACGCGCTGCGCTTCGGCGCGGACCGTGACCAGGACGCCAACACGCCGGCGCTGGACCTCTACATCATGGGTGGTCAGCCCATCCGGGAGCCGGTGGCGCAGTACGGCCCGTTCGTGATGAACACCCGGGACGAGCTGCTCCAGGCGTTCGAGGACTTCAAGGCCGGCCGGCTCGGCGTCATCCCCACCGAGCGGGTGCCGCACACCGACGGCCAGGGCCCGCGTCCCTGA
- a CDS encoding IS30 family transposase, with the protein MPGQRLSSAERAQIEVLFGQGLSCPQIGQVIGRDRSTVWRELSRNHCGTGGRVPTGQRHPHGPAPGYVAGVGYPKGWGGVYRWKYCHRNAQGKADERARRLREGTLRPRWGRAWPPLWETVRDRLTQRHSPQQIARSLRREFPDRPEMWVSHETIYQAIYFQARGGMRQELARQVALRSGRTGRRQQSRQASALRGRPWVRDFHISTRPAEVADRAVPGHWEGDLVIGARGSSAIVTLVERATRYVMLGALPESRVSEQVIETLTGLMRRLPAELRKTLTWDQGIEMIRHPVFTLATDCKVYFCDPHSPWQRGSNENTNGLLRQYFPRSSTDFRTWSQDDLDAVARELNGRPRQTLDWQNPAEVLHKHLVATAA; encoded by the coding sequence ATGCCGGGGCAGAGGTTGTCGTCCGCGGAGCGGGCGCAGATTGAGGTGTTGTTCGGTCAGGGGTTGAGTTGTCCGCAGATCGGGCAGGTGATCGGGCGGGATCGCTCGACGGTGTGGCGGGAGTTGTCGCGGAATCACTGCGGTACGGGGGGTCGGGTGCCGACGGGTCAGCGGCATCCGCATGGTCCTGCTCCGGGGTATGTGGCGGGGGTGGGCTACCCGAAGGGGTGGGGTGGGGTGTATCGGTGGAAGTACTGTCACCGCAACGCTCAGGGCAAGGCGGATGAGCGGGCGCGGCGTCTTCGTGAGGGGACGTTGCGTCCGAGGTGGGGGCGGGCGTGGCCGCCGTTGTGGGAGACGGTCAGGGATCGTCTGACGCAGCGGCATTCGCCGCAGCAGATCGCCCGGTCGTTGCGGCGGGAGTTCCCCGACAGACCGGAGATGTGGGTGTCACACGAGACGATCTACCAGGCGATTTACTTCCAGGCCCGGGGTGGGATGCGCCAAGAACTCGCCCGGCAGGTCGCTCTGCGCTCAGGACGCACCGGCCGCCGCCAGCAGTCACGACAGGCCAGCGCGCTGCGGGGACGCCCGTGGGTGCGTGACTTTCACATCTCGACTCGCCCGGCGGAGGTCGCTGACCGGGCCGTGCCGGGGCACTGGGAAGGTGACCTGGTCATCGGCGCCCGAGGGTCCAGCGCGATCGTCACCCTCGTCGAGCGGGCCACCCGGTATGTGATGCTCGGCGCTCTGCCCGAATCGCGGGTCAGTGAACAGGTCATCGAGACCCTCACCGGTCTCATGCGCCGCCTGCCGGCCGAGTTGCGTAAGACCCTGACCTGGGACCAGGGCATCGAGATGATCCGGCATCCCGTGTTCACCCTGGCCACCGACTGCAAGGTCTACTTCTGCGACCCCCACAGCCCGTGGCAACGCGGCAGCAACGAAAACACCAACGGTCTCCTACGCCAGTACTTCCCCCGCTCCAGCACCGACTTCCGCACCTGGTCCCAGGACGACCTCGACGCCGTCGCCCGCGAACTCAACGGACGACCACGCCAAACCCTCGACTGGCAGAATCCAGCCGAGGTACTCCACAAGCACCTGGTTGCAACCGCCGCTTGA
- a CDS encoding phospholipase D family protein → MPLQDWFLTAQERANPVSGLPVWTSGNLAEPLIHGAAYFDRLVDEVEALTAGDHLFFTDWRGDPDQRLRPDGPTVAQLFAQAAQRGVVVKGLIWRSHLDVLAYSEAENRNLSETVSAAGGEVLLDQRVRRGGSHHQKLVVLRHPDDPERDIAFAGGIDLCHSRRDDAAHGGDPQPVQMSPRYGSNPPWHDVQLALRGPVVGALDTLFRERWTDPMPLDSENPMAYARDRLRGADLRPDPLPEQPADPPECGPHQIQVLRTYPAVRPRYSFAPDGERTVARGYTKAVHRARRLIYLEDQYLWSTEVANLFAQALRENPELHLVAVVPRHPDVDGRLALPPNMVGREQALSLCERAAPDRVHVFDVENHAGTPVYVHAKVCVIDDVWASVGSDNFNRRSWTHDSELSCAVLDDTRDERTPTDPAGRGDGARTFARDLRLRLWREHLDRDPDGADDGDLLDPADAVAAVTAAADALQLWYDGGQVGDRPPGRLRPHRPERLPWYTRAWALPVYRLVYDPDGRPLRARLAGTW, encoded by the coding sequence TTGCCGTTACAGGACTGGTTCCTCACCGCACAGGAACGGGCCAACCCGGTCTCTGGGTTACCCGTCTGGACCAGCGGAAACCTCGCCGAGCCGTTGATTCACGGCGCGGCGTACTTCGACCGGCTGGTCGACGAGGTGGAGGCGCTGACCGCCGGCGACCACCTCTTCTTCACCGACTGGCGGGGCGACCCCGACCAGCGACTGCGTCCGGACGGCCCCACAGTTGCCCAGCTCTTCGCCCAGGCGGCGCAGCGCGGCGTGGTGGTCAAGGGGCTGATCTGGCGCTCACACCTCGACGTGCTCGCCTACAGCGAGGCCGAGAACCGCAACCTCAGCGAGACGGTCTCCGCGGCCGGCGGCGAGGTGCTGCTCGACCAGCGGGTCCGCCGTGGCGGCTCGCACCACCAGAAGCTCGTGGTGCTGCGGCACCCGGACGACCCGGAGCGGGACATCGCGTTCGCCGGCGGGATCGACCTGTGCCACAGCCGCCGCGACGACGCCGCGCACGGCGGCGACCCGCAGCCGGTGCAGATGTCCCCCCGGTACGGCTCGAACCCGCCCTGGCACGACGTGCAGCTCGCGCTGCGCGGCCCGGTCGTCGGCGCGCTGGACACCCTGTTCCGGGAGCGCTGGACCGACCCGATGCCGCTGGACTCGGAGAACCCGATGGCGTACGCGCGGGACCGGCTGCGCGGCGCCGACCTGCGGCCGGACCCGCTGCCCGAGCAGCCCGCCGACCCGCCCGAGTGCGGGCCGCACCAGATCCAGGTGCTGCGCACCTACCCCGCCGTCCGACCGCGCTACTCCTTCGCGCCCGACGGCGAGCGGACCGTTGCCCGGGGCTACACCAAGGCGGTCCACCGCGCGCGCCGACTCATCTACCTGGAGGACCAGTACCTCTGGTCGACCGAGGTGGCCAACCTGTTCGCCCAGGCGCTGCGGGAGAATCCCGAGCTGCACCTGGTCGCCGTGGTGCCCCGGCACCCGGACGTGGACGGCCGCCTCGCCCTGCCACCCAACATGGTCGGCCGTGAGCAGGCGCTGTCGTTGTGCGAGCGTGCCGCGCCGGACCGGGTGCACGTGTTCGACGTGGAGAACCACGCCGGCACTCCGGTCTACGTGCACGCGAAGGTCTGCGTAATCGACGACGTCTGGGCCAGCGTCGGCAGCGACAACTTCAACCGCCGCTCCTGGACGCACGACAGCGAGTTGTCCTGCGCGGTGCTCGACGACACGCGCGACGAGCGGACGCCCACCGACCCGGCGGGTCGGGGCGACGGGGCACGGACCTTCGCCCGGGACCTGCGCCTGCGGCTCTGGCGCGAGCACCTGGACCGGGACCCGGACGGCGCGGACGACGGCGACCTGCTCGACCCGGCGGACGCCGTCGCGGCCGTCACGGCCGCGGCCGACGCGTTGCAACTGTGGTACGACGGCGGCCAGGTCGGTGACCGCCCGCCGGGCCGGCTGCGCCCGCACCGGCCCGAGCGGCTGCCCTGGTACACCCGCGCCTGGGCGCTGCCGGTGTACCGGCTGGTCTACGACCCCGACGGCAGGCCGCTGCGCGCGAGGTTGGCCGGCACCTGGTGA
- a CDS encoding SigB/SigF/SigG family RNA polymerase sigma factor gives MTAPTITEQASTTAAEQTSTTKLDPRALTDSAADLLNAMAALPANHPSRATLRDRAIEAWLPLANHLAHRYSGRGEPTDDLAQTAAVGLIKAIDKFDPSRGVDFAGYAIPTIIGELKRHFRDRTWDIRVPRRLQELRLAISDANSSLLQTLGRSPTVADIAAHLKLTEEEVLEGLEGARAYNAVSLSTPTGDGDRATELGDMLGGEDNEFELAELRVALGPALATLDEREQKILTLRFYGNLTQSQIADQIGVSQMHVSRLLARALTKLRGQLDGTY, from the coding sequence ATGACCGCGCCAACGATCACCGAGCAGGCGAGCACCACGGCTGCCGAGCAGACGAGCACCACCAAGCTGGACCCGCGGGCGCTCACCGACAGCGCCGCAGACCTGCTCAACGCCATGGCCGCACTGCCCGCCAACCACCCGTCGCGCGCCACGCTGCGCGACCGGGCGATCGAGGCCTGGCTGCCGCTGGCCAACCACCTCGCCCACCGCTACAGCGGGCGGGGCGAGCCGACCGACGACCTGGCGCAGACCGCCGCCGTCGGCCTCATCAAGGCCATCGACAAGTTCGACCCGTCCCGCGGCGTCGACTTCGCCGGCTACGCGATCCCCACCATCATCGGCGAGCTCAAGCGGCACTTCCGCGACCGCACCTGGGACATCCGGGTGCCGCGTCGCCTCCAGGAGCTGCGGCTGGCCATCTCCGACGCCAACAGCTCGCTGCTGCAGACCCTCGGCCGCTCGCCGACGGTCGCCGACATCGCCGCCCACCTCAAGCTCACCGAGGAAGAGGTCCTGGAGGGCCTGGAGGGCGCCCGCGCGTACAACGCGGTGTCGCTGTCCACCCCGACCGGCGACGGTGACCGGGCCACCGAGCTGGGTGACATGCTCGGCGGCGAGGACAACGAGTTCGAGCTTGCCGAGCTGCGGGTCGCCCTCGGCCCCGCGCTGGCCACGCTCGACGAGCGGGAGCAGAAGATCCTCACTCTGCGGTTCTACGGCAACCTGACCCAGTCGCAGATCGCCGACCAGATCGGCGTGTCGCAGATGCACGTCTCCCGGCTGCTGGCCCGGGCGCTGACCAAGCTGCGCGGTCAGCTCGACGGCACCTACTGA
- a CDS encoding GNAT family N-acetyltransferase yields the protein MSVTIEQLGPADTTMVANRIAEAFTVLEVTYWLVPDASKREAVLAGDFEILVDHAMRHGFVHATADRAGVAVWLPSVGEPAPPPPDYDARLAAACGEWTDRFQHLDELFAANHPHPDHHHMAFLAVQPGRQGQGLGTALMRHHHAWLDANGMPAYLEASSPRSRDLYARHGYRAGEPFRVPDGTPFWPMWREPAGR from the coding sequence ATGAGCGTGACGATCGAACAGCTCGGGCCTGCGGACACGACGATGGTCGCCAACCGGATCGCGGAGGCGTTCACGGTCCTGGAGGTGACCTACTGGCTGGTGCCCGACGCGAGCAAGCGCGAGGCGGTGCTGGCCGGGGACTTCGAGATCCTTGTCGACCACGCGATGCGGCACGGGTTCGTGCACGCCACCGCGGACCGGGCCGGTGTCGCGGTCTGGCTCCCGTCGGTAGGTGAGCCGGCCCCGCCGCCGCCCGACTACGACGCCCGGCTCGCCGCCGCGTGCGGCGAGTGGACCGACCGGTTCCAGCATCTCGACGAGTTGTTCGCGGCGAACCATCCGCATCCGGACCACCACCACATGGCCTTCCTGGCCGTGCAGCCGGGGCGGCAGGGGCAGGGGTTGGGCACCGCGCTGATGAGGCACCACCACGCCTGGTTGGACGCCAACGGGATGCCCGCCTACCTGGAGGCGAGCAGTCCACGCAGCCGGGACCTGTACGCACGGCACGGTTACCGGGCCGGCGAGCCGTTCCGGGTGCCCGACGGCACGCCGTTCTGGCCGATGTGGCGGGAGCCCGCCGGCCGCTGA
- a CDS encoding APC family permease, giving the protein MPSTSTVDRPSNVSEALARGRLGVPSVIFFVLSAAAPLTVVAGVVTTGYGVIGVTGIPLAFLVVAAVLALFSVGYVAMSRRVENAGAFYAYISRGLGRPAGVGAAWVALIAYNALQVGLYGTIGVAAEPVLDRIFGGHPHWSIVALVAWALVGLLGLLRVDINGLVLAALLVAEIVVILVFDLGQLGNPADGQVSFAALSPDNLFVPGVGAVLVLAILGFVGFESAVVFSEESKDPKRTVPLATYLSVAIIAGLYALSSWTMTVAVGPDKIVAEAGEQSVGLIFNLAAAQLGDTAVTIGQVLFLTSVLAAMISFHNTTARYTFALGRERVLPAVFGQTSPRTGSPRAASLAQSVLGLLVILLYAVNGWDPVVQLFFWGGTTGGFGVLLLIATTSVAVIAYFVRHGGETLWRRAIAPGLATVALVVIIWLAVSNFADLLGVAPDSTLRWALPAVYPVAAALGVAWALLLRSNRPDTYARIGLGAASAAAAVRSAEQQAPTPAGAEASR; this is encoded by the coding sequence ATGCCATCGACATCGACAGTCGACCGACCCAGCAACGTCTCCGAAGCCCTCGCGAGGGGCCGCCTCGGCGTCCCCTCGGTCATCTTCTTCGTCCTGTCCGCAGCCGCGCCGCTGACAGTGGTGGCAGGTGTCGTCACCACCGGCTACGGCGTCATCGGCGTCACTGGCATACCGCTGGCCTTCCTGGTGGTCGCCGCGGTGCTCGCCCTGTTCTCGGTCGGCTACGTGGCGATGTCCCGCCGGGTCGAGAACGCTGGCGCCTTCTACGCCTACATCTCGCGTGGCCTCGGCCGGCCGGCCGGCGTCGGCGCCGCCTGGGTGGCGCTTATCGCGTACAACGCGCTCCAGGTCGGGCTGTACGGCACCATCGGCGTCGCCGCCGAGCCGGTGCTCGACCGGATCTTCGGCGGACACCCGCACTGGTCGATCGTCGCCCTGGTGGCGTGGGCGCTGGTCGGGCTGCTCGGCCTGCTGCGGGTGGACATCAACGGCCTGGTGCTCGCCGCGCTGCTGGTCGCCGAGATCGTGGTGATCCTCGTCTTCGACCTGGGTCAGCTCGGCAACCCGGCCGACGGTCAGGTGAGCTTCGCCGCCCTGTCGCCGGACAACCTCTTCGTGCCGGGGGTGGGCGCGGTGCTGGTGCTGGCCATCCTCGGGTTCGTCGGCTTCGAGTCCGCTGTGGTGTTCAGCGAGGAGAGCAAGGACCCGAAGCGGACGGTGCCACTGGCGACGTACCTCTCGGTGGCGATCATCGCCGGGCTGTACGCGCTCTCGTCCTGGACCATGACCGTCGCAGTCGGGCCGGACAAGATCGTCGCCGAGGCCGGCGAGCAGAGCGTCGGGCTGATCTTCAACCTGGCCGCCGCCCAGCTCGGCGACACCGCGGTCACCATCGGGCAGGTGCTCTTCCTGACCTCGGTGCTCGCCGCGATGATCTCGTTCCACAACACCACGGCCCGCTACACCTTCGCGCTGGGCCGGGAGCGGGTGCTGCCGGCGGTGTTCGGGCAGACCTCGCCGCGGACCGGCTCGCCCCGGGCCGCGTCGCTTGCGCAGAGCGTCCTTGGCCTGCTGGTCATCCTGCTCTACGCCGTCAACGGCTGGGACCCGGTGGTCCAGCTGTTCTTCTGGGGCGGCACCACAGGCGGGTTCGGCGTGCTGCTGCTGATCGCCACCACCTCGGTCGCGGTGATCGCCTACTTCGTCCGCCACGGCGGCGAGACCCTCTGGCGGCGGGCCATCGCGCCCGGCCTGGCCACCGTCGCGCTCGTCGTGATCATCTGGTTGGCCGTGTCGAACTTCGCCGACCTGCTGGGCGTCGCACCCGACTCCACCCTGCGCTGGGCACTGCCCGCCGTCTACCCGGTGGCGGCCGCGCTTGGCGTCGCGTGGGCGCTGCTGCTGCGCAGCAACCGTCCGGACACGTACGCCCGGATCGGTCTCGGCGCGGCGAGCGCCGCGGCGGCCGTGCGGTCGGCGGAGCAGCAGGCGCCGACGCCGGCCGGTGCGGAGGCGTCCCGATGA
- a CDS encoding GOLPH3/VPS74 family protein, producing MLIADEFFLIAHNDTRGKAKLHPAATGLGLAAGLLGELTLYGHITVSGGQVTVIDRRPPADALAHTVLDQLIGESQHRAVNVWLSFLAQSATTSVGERLARAGVLRRQESRRLLRTSVSYLPIDLNALAWPATRLRALLDRPDPPSVPDALLLGLVVAAGLTREVLWSAGPRAHHRLNVLIPALPAPLKELVGHTEAAVGAAVLRGIP from the coding sequence TTGCTCATCGCCGACGAGTTCTTCCTCATCGCCCACAACGACACCCGCGGCAAGGCCAAGCTCCATCCGGCGGCGACCGGTCTCGGCCTGGCCGCCGGACTCCTCGGTGAGCTGACCCTCTACGGGCACATCACCGTCTCGGGTGGACAGGTCACCGTCATCGACCGGCGCCCACCCGCCGACGCGCTGGCGCACACAGTGCTCGACCAGTTGATCGGCGAGTCCCAGCACCGGGCGGTGAACGTCTGGCTCAGCTTTCTGGCGCAGAGCGCGACGACCTCGGTGGGCGAGCGGCTCGCCCGGGCCGGTGTGCTGCGTCGCCAGGAGAGCCGGCGGCTGCTCCGCACCTCGGTCAGCTATCTCCCGATCGACCTCAACGCCCTGGCCTGGCCGGCCACCCGGCTGCGAGCCCTGCTGGACCGCCCCGACCCGCCGAGCGTGCCGGACGCGCTGCTGCTCGGCTTGGTCGTGGCCGCCGGGCTGACCCGCGAGGTGTTGTGGAGCGCCGGCCCCCGCGCCCACCACCGGCTGAACGTCCTCATCCCCGCGCTGCCGGCGCCCCTGAAGGAGCTTGTCGGGCACACCGAGGCCGCCGTCGGCGCAGCCGTGCTGCGCGGCATCCCCTGA
- a CDS encoding helix-turn-helix domain-containing protein: MRRRRIARELRQLRERAGMTLDVAARQLDMSKSNLSRIETAQIGIKPRDVRAALALYQVTGADAEALIEIARGAQQRGWWQNYSDVLPEWFEFYVGLEAEAAALRTYEAESVPGLLQTEAYARAIFRRTAGEDGLERKVAARLRRQEVLRRDEPVQLSVVLNEAVLLRPVGGPAVMAEQLVHMSHVAQLPNVTIQVLPFAAGEHPAMTTPYVILNFADAADASVVYLDNLTMGLALEDADHVLGYSLLHEELCRMALDPGASLTHLKEASRNYA, translated from the coding sequence GTGCGCCGTCGACGCATCGCCCGCGAGCTCCGCCAGCTCCGGGAACGGGCGGGCATGACCCTCGACGTGGCCGCCCGCCAGCTCGACATGTCCAAGAGCAACCTGTCCCGGATCGAGACCGCGCAGATCGGCATCAAACCCCGCGACGTCCGGGCGGCGCTCGCGCTCTACCAGGTGACCGGCGCGGACGCCGAGGCGCTGATCGAGATCGCCCGGGGCGCGCAGCAGCGCGGCTGGTGGCAGAACTACAGCGACGTGCTGCCGGAGTGGTTCGAGTTCTACGTCGGACTGGAGGCCGAGGCGGCGGCGCTGCGCACGTACGAGGCCGAGTCCGTGCCCGGACTACTGCAGACCGAGGCGTACGCCCGGGCGATCTTCCGCCGCACCGCCGGCGAGGACGGCCTGGAGCGCAAGGTCGCGGCGCGGCTGCGCCGCCAGGAGGTGCTGCGCCGCGACGAGCCCGTGCAGTTGTCTGTGGTGCTCAACGAGGCCGTGCTGTTGCGCCCGGTCGGCGGCCCCGCCGTGATGGCCGAGCAACTGGTCCACATGAGCCACGTCGCCCAGTTACCCAACGTAACAATTCAGGTACTGCCGTTCGCGGCCGGCGAGCACCCGGCGATGACCACCCCGTACGTGATCCTCAACTTCGCCGACGCCGCCGACGCGTCCGTCGTTTACCTGGATAACCTCACGATGGGCCTGGCTCTGGAAGATGCCGATCATGTGCTCGGGTATAGCCTTCTGCACGAGGAGCTGTGCCGGATGGCACTCGATCCGGGGGCG